Genomic segment of Actinomycetota bacterium:
ACCACCTGCCGATCCCGCTCAGCCTGGGCGTGATCGCCACGATCCTGACCGTGGCGATCGCGGCGTCCGTGCGCGCCGACCGACGTGGCGAACCGGACCGGATCCACGCCGCCGAGCCGGCGCCGAACCAGCAGCCGTCGCAGCAGCCCGACGTCTCCGACCCGGGCAGCGCACCGGCCGAGGCGAAAGAGCCGTTGTTCCCGCAGGAGTGAGAGCTGGCGGTGGGCTCGGTGAGTGACCCCGTGGGTAGGCTTCGGCCATCCGCGGTCGGTCGACGACAGGGCAGCGCATGTGCGGGATCATCGGTGTCGTCGGCCGTGACGACGCCTTGGACGTCATCGTCGACGGCCTGCAGCGGCTCGAGTACCGCGGGTACGACTCGGCTGGGGTCGCGCTCCAGACGGGTGGCGGTGGGGCCCACGGCCTGCGCGTCGTGAAACGCGCCGGGAAGCTGCCCACGCTGGTAGCCGCCCTCGAGGGCGCCCCGGCACACGGCCGCACCGGCCTGGGACACACCCGCTGGGCGACCCACGGAGCGCCGACCGACCGCAACGCCCACCCCCACACCGACCCGACGGGATCGGTCTCGGTCGTGCACAACGGGATCATCGAGAACTACCAGACGCTCAAAGCGTCGCTGGACGGGCGGTCGTTCGCATCCGACACCGACACGGAGGTGGTCGCGCACCTCGTCGCAGACGCCTACGACGGCGATCTGCTCGAGGCGGTGCGTCGGGTCGTTGCGCGGCTGCGGGGCGCCTACTCGCTGTGCTTGGTGCACGCTGACGAACCCGACGTGCTAGTGGCAGCCCGACGCGCGTCGCCGCTGATCATCGCGCACACCGACGGGGTCGGGTACTGCGCCTCGGACGTCGCGGCGCTGATCACCCACACACGGGAGGTGGCAGCACTCGGCGACGGGCAGCTGGCGCGTATCACGCCCGCGGGGGTCGACGTCGTCGACGGCGACGGTCGCCCGGCCGAGCCTGACCCGTACACCGTCACCTGGGACGTCGACGCCGCCGAGAAGCAGGGCTACCCGCACTTCATGCTGAAGGAGATCCACGAGCAGCCACAGGCGGTCGCCGACACGCTGCTCAACCGACGCCTCGACGGTCGCCTCACCCTCGACGAGCTCCACCTCGACGAGGACGAGTTCGCCCGCCTCGACAAGGTGTTCGTGGTGGCGTGCGGGACGTCGCTGTACGCGGGGATGTTGGCCAAGCTCGCCGTCGAGCATTGGGCCGGGATCCCGGTCGAGGTGGAGGTCGCCAGCGAGTTCCGTTACCGCGACCCGATCCTGTCCGAGCACACCCTCGTCGTGGCGATCAGCCAGTCCGGCGAGACCGTCGACACGCTCGCCGCGGTGAGCCACGCCCGGGACCAACGCGCCAAGGTGGCCGCGATCACCAACGTGGTCGGCTCGAGCCTGGCTCGGGAGGCCGACGCCGTCCTGTACACCCACGCCGGCCCCGAGATCGGTGTGGCGGCGTCCAAGACGTTCACGACCCAGATCGTGGCGGTCGATCTGCTGGCGCTGTACCTGGCCCAGATCCGCCGGGCGTTGTGGCCCGACGAGGTCGCCGACATGCTCAAGCGCCTCGAGGATCTCCCGGCGCAACTGGACGAGGTCCTGGCCGCCGAGGAGGACATCGTCGACCTCGCCCGCCGCTACGTCGACGTGCCCTACACCATGTTCATCGGTCGGCACGCGAGCCTGCCGATCGC
This window contains:
- the glmS gene encoding glutamine--fructose-6-phosphate transaminase (isomerizing) — translated: MCGIIGVVGRDDALDVIVDGLQRLEYRGYDSAGVALQTGGGGAHGLRVVKRAGKLPTLVAALEGAPAHGRTGLGHTRWATHGAPTDRNAHPHTDPTGSVSVVHNGIIENYQTLKASLDGRSFASDTDTEVVAHLVADAYDGDLLEAVRRVVARLRGAYSLCLVHADEPDVLVAARRASPLIIAHTDGVGYCASDVAALITHTREVAALGDGQLARITPAGVDVVDGDGRPAEPDPYTVTWDVDAAEKQGYPHFMLKEIHEQPQAVADTLLNRRLDGRLTLDELHLDEDEFARLDKVFVVACGTSLYAGMLAKLAVEHWAGIPVEVEVASEFRYRDPILSEHTLVVAISQSGETVDTLAAVSHARDQRAKVAAITNVVGSSLAREADAVLYTHAGPEIGVAASKTFTTQIVAVDLLALYLAQIRRALWPDEVADMLKRLEDLPAQLDEVLAAEEDIVDLARRYVDVPYTMFIGRHASLPIAHEGALKLKEISYLHTEAFPAGEMKHGPIALIEHGSLVVAIAPRGHVFTKMVGNIQEVKARGARVLAIGTKGSTAELEEHADHIIAIPEAHELAAPALAVVPLQLLAYHIATLRGEDVDQPRNLAKTVTVE